A portion of the Micromonospora vinacea genome contains these proteins:
- a CDS encoding quinone oxidoreductase family protein, with translation MVDGDVPERMQAAALDEFGGPEVITLRKLPIPQVADDEVLIKVWSAGVGVWDVYEREGALVPEGSALPIVPGSDGAGTVIAAGSTVTNVGVGDLVYVSATTRPKGGFYAEYASVKAEYAAKVPDGVPPEHAGAMPTDALTALAGLDALSLSAGDWLLIFGASGGQGHLAVQLAKRQGLNVIAVASGTDGVALVTRLGADVSVDGHGDMTDVLARIRDTAPGGVNAILAMAGGATLDRLTEALTDGGVVAFAHGVRPEPQERPGVTVRAYDGESSPRQLQRLNELIEAGPFVVHVAEKFPLGKVRDAHQRLQTSFAGKLLLTVA, from the coding sequence ATGGTTGACGGGGATGTGCCAGAGCGGATGCAGGCTGCGGCCTTGGACGAGTTCGGCGGGCCGGAGGTGATCACCCTGCGGAAGTTGCCGATTCCGCAGGTTGCCGACGACGAGGTGCTGATCAAGGTCTGGAGCGCCGGCGTCGGGGTGTGGGACGTGTACGAGCGGGAGGGCGCACTGGTGCCGGAGGGCTCGGCGCTCCCGATCGTGCCCGGCTCCGACGGCGCCGGAACCGTCATCGCGGCCGGCAGCACTGTGACGAACGTGGGAGTGGGTGACCTGGTCTACGTCTCCGCCACCACCCGGCCGAAGGGCGGCTTCTACGCCGAGTACGCGTCGGTCAAGGCGGAGTACGCGGCGAAGGTGCCCGACGGTGTGCCGCCGGAGCACGCCGGTGCCATGCCCACCGACGCGCTGACCGCGCTGGCCGGGCTCGACGCGCTCAGCCTGTCGGCCGGCGACTGGCTGTTGATCTTCGGCGCGAGCGGCGGTCAGGGCCACCTGGCCGTGCAGTTGGCGAAGCGGCAGGGGCTGAACGTGATCGCCGTGGCGTCCGGGACGGACGGCGTCGCGCTGGTGACCCGGCTCGGGGCCGACGTGTCAGTCGACGGCCACGGCGACATGACCGACGTGCTGGCCCGGATCCGGGACACGGCGCCGGGCGGGGTGAACGCCATCCTGGCCATGGCCGGCGGCGCGACACTGGACCGGCTCACCGAGGCGCTGACCGACGGCGGGGTGGTCGCGTTCGCCCACGGGGTGCGGCCCGAGCCGCAGGAACGGCCGGGTGTGACGGTCCGCGCGTACGACGGCGAATCGAGCCCTCGACAGTTGCAGCGCCTCAACGAACTCATCGAGGCGGGACCGTTCGTGGTGCACGTCGCGGAGAAGTTCCCGCTGGGCAAGGTGCGGGATGCGCACCAGCGCCTACAGACGTCCTTCGCCGGAAAGCTCCTGCTGACTGTGGCCTGA
- a CDS encoding YoaK family protein, producing the protein MRARSTRATAWLLVALAAASGCIDVICLTKLNGYFASVVTGNLVHFGHALATADTRSLAGAVVAVGGYAVGVAGATVPLRHTPPGWNRRTAVVTSVEAVLLLGFTVGWLACSARPGYGFGLVLLAMAALSSGIQSVITVAAGVRGASTTYLTGSLTELVRRRVVDPHRFADVGGVGRLAGLVVGAVLGTVVLRTAPTWASVPAAVLVVAVIAFAVGLTQRATTGAGRVDRSGD; encoded by the coding sequence GTGCGCGCTCGGTCGACGCGGGCCACGGCCTGGCTCCTGGTGGCACTGGCCGCGGCCTCCGGCTGCATCGACGTGATCTGTCTGACCAAACTCAACGGCTACTTCGCCAGCGTCGTCACCGGCAACCTGGTGCACTTCGGCCACGCGCTCGCCACGGCGGACACCCGCTCGCTCGCGGGTGCGGTGGTGGCGGTCGGCGGGTACGCGGTGGGCGTGGCCGGTGCCACTGTGCCGTTGCGTCACACCCCACCAGGTTGGAACCGCCGTACCGCTGTGGTGACGTCGGTCGAGGCGGTGCTGCTGCTCGGCTTCACTGTGGGCTGGTTGGCCTGTTCGGCACGTCCCGGGTACGGCTTCGGGCTCGTGCTGTTGGCGATGGCCGCCCTGTCGAGCGGCATCCAGAGCGTGATCACAGTGGCCGCCGGCGTACGGGGTGCGTCGACCACCTACCTGACCGGCTCGCTGACCGAGCTGGTCCGGCGGCGCGTCGTCGACCCGCACCGGTTCGCCGACGTGGGCGGCGTCGGCCGGCTCGCGGGGCTGGTGGTCGGCGCCGTACTCGGCACCGTGGTGCTGCGTACGGCCCCGACCTGGGCCTCCGTGCCGGCAGCGGTGCTGGTGGTCGCCGTGATCGCGTTCGCGGTCGGCCTGACCCAGCGCGCGACGACCGGCGCCGGCCGCGTTGACCGGAGCGGCGATTAG
- a CDS encoding WxL protein peptidoglycan domain-containing protein, translating to MQPSVTRWKTTTAARLRTTALSLLAVVAAVGVGAGPAVAADGNVAWTVRTASNGYGEARSSYSYNVNPGGAVEDAMVVANRGPAPLTLSVYAADGFTTDAGQLDLLTRDTKSIAVGAWVKPNAGSVVIQPGKTAQVPFKVSVPENATPGDYVGGILTTLTQADQAEGINVDRRLGIRIKLRVGGELRPNLAIENLHVTYAGPTNPFSKGDATITYQVHNVGNAALSGKQAVTVSGPFGLLRVRAEDVAAPPELLPGESWNVTVPVHGVAPAISLAATATVTPLLTDASGSTTPLKPVQVTAHGWALPWTLVLALVVLIAVLVGAYLYRRRNRAQRKAREDARVRDAVEQALRGPEPQTS from the coding sequence ATGCAACCGTCCGTAACTCGCTGGAAGACCACGACCGCCGCACGCCTCCGTACGACCGCACTGTCCCTGCTCGCCGTCGTCGCGGCCGTCGGTGTCGGTGCCGGTCCCGCAGTGGCGGCGGACGGTAACGTCGCCTGGACGGTCCGGACTGCCTCCAACGGCTACGGCGAGGCCCGGTCCAGCTACAGCTACAACGTCAACCCGGGTGGCGCCGTCGAGGACGCCATGGTCGTGGCCAACCGCGGCCCGGCGCCGCTGACTCTCTCCGTGTACGCGGCCGACGGCTTCACCACCGACGCCGGCCAACTCGACCTGCTCACCAGGGACACGAAGTCCATCGCGGTCGGCGCCTGGGTGAAGCCGAACGCCGGCAGCGTCGTCATCCAGCCCGGAAAGACCGCCCAGGTGCCCTTCAAGGTCAGCGTTCCGGAGAACGCCACGCCCGGTGACTACGTCGGTGGCATCCTCACCACGCTCACCCAGGCCGACCAGGCTGAGGGGATCAACGTCGACCGGCGCCTCGGCATCCGGATCAAGTTGCGGGTGGGTGGCGAACTGAGGCCGAACCTCGCGATCGAGAACCTCCACGTCACGTACGCCGGACCGACCAACCCGTTCAGCAAGGGTGACGCCACCATCACCTACCAGGTCCACAACGTCGGCAACGCGGCCCTGTCCGGTAAGCAGGCGGTGACCGTCTCGGGCCCGTTCGGCCTACTGCGGGTACGGGCCGAGGACGTCGCCGCACCGCCGGAGCTGCTGCCGGGTGAGAGCTGGAACGTGACGGTGCCCGTCCACGGGGTGGCTCCCGCCATCTCGCTGGCCGCTACCGCGACAGTGACACCGCTGCTCACCGACGCCTCGGGTTCCACCACCCCGCTCAAGCCGGTCCAGGTCACCGCACACGGTTGGGCCCTGCCCTGGACGCTGGTGCTGGCGCTCGTCGTGCTGATCGCCGTACTCGTCGGGGCGTACCTCTACCGGCGCCGCAACCGGGCGCAGCGCAAGGCGCGCGAGGATGCCCGGGTACGCGACGCCGTCGAGCAGGCGCTTCGCGGACCGGAGCCGCAGACGTCCTAA
- a CDS encoding purple acid phosphatase family protein, whose translation MTLSTSTRASALVRRRLVAGVAAGFLGMGAALGSGLMATASAAESTTITGVVLGVGANETQRIVSWYSSADTAQKIQLAPTAEIVNGEFPAGALSFDAVGAANTSTTGFNRHATISNLRENTAYSYRVGAEGSWSPAYAFKTQDFEGDYDFLFFGDPQIGSSGDRLKDQAGWEDTLKVATAANPNAELLVSAGDHVESANDEGQWTSFLAPDQLRQIPLVATIGNHDVGGKSYEQHHFTPNTDRSSAYYNGDQATRSGGDYWFIHKDVLFIDLNSNSYANPADGSAGGDAAHVAYVTDVINKHGSEAKWKVLVYHHSIYSPASHATDTDNKQRREDFTTAFSNLGVDMVLQGHDHSYSRSYSIKNGQKENPAEQPGAAEVFPGPGGVIYVTANSASGSKYYDIKKPDTTGTGIRGNGPDPLDPNKYWYNSSQNQEHVRSYVKVQVRGDKLVLANVRSGTCAAPNAAVEKGLSCVNTPDGQPVGSITDKVTVHPYNGDGQAIQVNVPNPAPGEFGWTIDGYNGLVDLGTAQERDGTYFQANGKINPILVSDSRRSLAPWSISANVGDFQDADKKFSGSYLGWNPYVLDAGAGAEAGAPVLSSFDDQGKGLSVSSGLAAAAQGHPRGGAKLGADLDLKIPDSIAKGSYRTTLTITALSS comes from the coding sequence ATGACATTGAGCACCTCGACACGGGCCTCCGCGCTCGTGCGGCGGCGCCTGGTCGCCGGGGTCGCAGCCGGTTTCCTCGGAATGGGCGCGGCTCTCGGTAGTGGCCTGATGGCCACCGCGAGCGCGGCCGAGTCCACCACGATCACCGGTGTGGTCCTCGGCGTCGGCGCCAACGAGACCCAGCGCATCGTGAGCTGGTACTCCTCGGCCGACACCGCGCAGAAGATCCAGCTCGCCCCGACCGCCGAGATCGTCAACGGCGAGTTCCCGGCCGGCGCCCTCAGCTTCGACGCCGTCGGTGCGGCGAACACCTCCACCACCGGCTTCAACCGGCACGCCACGATCAGCAACCTGCGGGAGAACACGGCGTACTCGTACCGGGTCGGCGCCGAGGGCAGCTGGTCCCCGGCGTACGCCTTCAAGACCCAGGACTTCGAGGGCGACTACGACTTCCTGTTCTTCGGCGACCCGCAGATCGGCTCCTCCGGTGACCGGCTGAAGGACCAGGCCGGCTGGGAGGACACCCTGAAGGTGGCCACCGCGGCCAACCCGAACGCCGAGCTGCTGGTGTCCGCCGGCGACCACGTCGAGAGCGCCAACGACGAGGGTCAGTGGACCTCGTTCCTGGCCCCCGACCAGCTGCGTCAGATCCCGCTCGTCGCCACCATCGGCAACCACGACGTCGGCGGCAAGTCCTACGAGCAGCACCACTTCACCCCGAACACCGACCGCTCGTCTGCGTACTACAACGGGGACCAGGCGACCCGGTCCGGCGGTGACTACTGGTTCATCCACAAGGATGTGCTGTTCATCGACCTGAACAGCAACAGCTACGCCAACCCGGCGGACGGCTCCGCCGGCGGCGACGCGGCGCACGTCGCGTACGTCACCGACGTCATCAACAAGCACGGCTCCGAGGCCAAGTGGAAGGTGCTGGTCTACCACCACTCCATCTACTCGCCGGCCAGCCACGCGACCGACACCGACAACAAGCAGCGGCGGGAAGACTTCACCACCGCGTTCTCCAACCTCGGCGTCGACATGGTCCTTCAGGGCCACGACCACAGCTACTCCCGTAGCTACTCGATCAAGAACGGTCAGAAGGAGAACCCGGCCGAGCAGCCGGGTGCTGCCGAGGTGTTCCCCGGCCCGGGCGGCGTCATCTACGTGACTGCCAACTCGGCCTCCGGCTCGAAGTACTACGACATCAAGAAGCCGGACACCACCGGCACCGGCATCCGTGGCAACGGCCCGGACCCGCTGGACCCGAACAAGTACTGGTACAACTCGTCGCAGAACCAGGAGCACGTGCGCAGCTACGTCAAGGTGCAGGTGCGCGGTGACAAGCTGGTCCTGGCCAACGTTCGCAGTGGCACCTGCGCGGCGCCGAACGCGGCTGTCGAGAAGGGCCTCTCCTGCGTCAACACCCCGGACGGTCAGCCGGTCGGCTCGATCACCGACAAGGTGACAGTGCACCCGTACAACGGTGACGGCCAGGCCATCCAGGTCAACGTGCCGAACCCGGCTCCGGGCGAGTTCGGGTGGACGATCGACGGCTACAACGGTCTGGTCGACCTGGGTACCGCGCAGGAGCGCGACGGCACCTACTTCCAGGCCAACGGCAAGATCAACCCGATCCTCGTGTCGGACAGCCGTCGCTCGCTCGCCCCGTGGTCGATCTCGGCCAACGTCGGCGACTTCCAGGACGCCGACAAGAAGTTCTCCGGCTCCTACCTCGGTTGGAACCCGTACGTGCTCGACGCCGGCGCGGGCGCCGAGGCCGGTGCTCCGGTCCTGTCGTCGTTCGACGACCAGGGCAAGGGCCTCTCGGTCTCCAGCGGGCTCGCCGCGGCCGCGCAGGGTCACCCGCGTGGCGGCGCCAAGCTCGGTGCTGACCTGGACCTGAAGATCCCGGACAGCATCGCGAAGGGCAGCTACCGCACCACCCTCACGATCACCGCACTGAGCAGCTGA
- a CDS encoding HupE/UreJ family protein, translated as MELEYDLLVVSAADAGDDDPLFQVGTAAFEAGDSAAQAAALKGHASAVLGYVSDRFSVSSRGAACRPTQVGDATIGEREGVPYANLLLDWTCPEPVDEHVVRSGLFPDDEGYVKGTKTIVTYEIDGRSGSAALDAANPSFSTAQAWYERFGEFFLLGAEHLLTGVDHILFLLALIAGSRRLREIVLAATSFTLAHSVTFMLAALGLVEVPGVIVEPIIALSIAVVAGWHLWGIWRRGEHAADLETAGRGHFSLDRAGWIRLGVVFCFGLVHGLGFAGALGIDEAWSWTLLWSLLVFNVGIEVVQLTIIAVVFPLLFVLRRRAPKAGLWATGAVSAAVSIMGLIWFVQRVSGS; from the coding sequence GTGGAGCTCGAATACGACCTCCTCGTGGTGTCCGCCGCGGATGCCGGCGACGACGACCCGCTCTTCCAGGTGGGAACCGCCGCGTTCGAGGCGGGCGACAGCGCCGCCCAGGCCGCCGCCCTGAAGGGTCACGCGTCGGCGGTCCTCGGATACGTCTCCGACCGGTTCTCGGTGAGTTCCCGGGGTGCGGCCTGCCGGCCGACGCAGGTGGGTGACGCGACGATCGGGGAGCGCGAGGGCGTGCCGTACGCGAACCTGCTCCTCGACTGGACCTGCCCCGAGCCTGTCGACGAGCACGTGGTGCGCAGCGGCCTCTTCCCGGATGACGAGGGCTACGTCAAGGGCACGAAGACGATCGTCACCTACGAGATCGACGGCCGTTCCGGCAGCGCGGCGCTGGACGCCGCCAACCCGTCCTTCTCGACCGCGCAGGCCTGGTACGAGCGGTTCGGCGAGTTCTTCCTCCTGGGCGCCGAGCACCTGCTGACCGGGGTCGACCACATCCTGTTCCTGCTGGCGCTCATCGCCGGGTCGCGGCGGCTCCGGGAGATCGTGCTCGCGGCCACCAGTTTCACCCTGGCGCACTCGGTGACGTTCATGCTGGCCGCGCTCGGCCTGGTCGAGGTTCCGGGGGTGATCGTTGAGCCGATCATCGCGTTGTCGATCGCCGTCGTCGCCGGCTGGCACCTGTGGGGGATCTGGCGACGTGGTGAACACGCGGCCGACCTGGAGACGGCCGGGCGCGGTCACTTCAGCCTGGATCGGGCCGGCTGGATCCGCCTCGGCGTGGTGTTCTGCTTCGGCCTCGTGCACGGCCTTGGCTTCGCGGGCGCGCTGGGTATCGACGAGGCGTGGTCGTGGACCCTGCTGTGGTCGCTGCTGGTGTTCAACGTCGGCATCGAGGTCGTCCAGTTGACGATTATCGCTGTCGTCTTCCCGCTGCTGTTCGTGCTGCGCCGTCGTGCGCCGAAAGCCGGCCTCTGGGCGACGGGAGCCGTTTCCGCAGCCGTGTCCATTATGGGGTTGATCTGGTTTGTGCAGCGCGTTTCTGGATCATGA
- a CDS encoding RICIN domain-containing protein — protein MADPRDDLTAIVDEVRRVATLPGAQTLRHRSDRRRRRRAAVGATGLAVLAIAAGTTVLQARNDVETPGVGPATQVAPSVTPSATASAGPQEILAGRRQVQIVLPGMRGATLAIDSDGDQVRATTEQGIDDRALWVLRPEGDRYRILRASGADTICMTVVHDAAPGSVRGRPCDPAASTQLFRIDQVPDGSYSIFQGKRYVQVVDGTNALVPDLPEGLTTTYEFEDKGPAPR, from the coding sequence ATGGCTGATCCGCGCGACGATCTCACCGCGATCGTGGACGAGGTCCGGCGAGTCGCCACGCTGCCGGGGGCACAGACGTTGCGGCACCGCAGTGACAGGCGTCGGCGGCGTCGGGCGGCCGTCGGCGCCACGGGGTTGGCCGTGCTGGCCATCGCCGCTGGCACCACCGTCTTGCAAGCGCGGAACGACGTCGAGACGCCGGGTGTCGGCCCGGCCACCCAGGTCGCGCCGTCCGTGACCCCGTCCGCGACCGCCTCGGCGGGACCGCAGGAGATCCTCGCCGGCCGGCGGCAGGTCCAGATCGTGCTGCCCGGCATGCGCGGAGCGACGTTGGCCATCGACAGCGACGGCGACCAGGTGCGGGCCACCACCGAACAGGGCATCGACGATCGGGCGCTGTGGGTGCTGCGCCCCGAGGGCGACAGGTACCGGATCCTCCGGGCGTCCGGTGCCGACACGATCTGCATGACAGTCGTGCACGACGCCGCGCCGGGCAGCGTACGCGGCCGGCCGTGTGACCCGGCCGCCTCGACGCAGCTCTTCCGGATCGATCAGGTTCCCGACGGCAGCTACTCGATCTTCCAGGGCAAGCGCTACGTCCAGGTGGTGGACGGCACCAACGCCCTGGTCCCCGACCTGCCCGAGGGCCTGACCACCACGTACGAGTTCGAGGACAAAGGGCCGGCCCCGCGCTGA
- a CDS encoding sigma-70 family RNA polymerase sigma factor produces the protein MRDAEEFDALYAACAGRVVGHVYALTGNRAEAEDAVAEAFMRAWQRWATVRETDSPEAWVRRVASRIAVSSWRKAFNRVRAHRRAAVDQGVPGLNEDHVALLQALQRLSANERRAVVLHHLNDLSVAEVAAEMQAPVGTVKTYLARGRRAMAGLLTDAHQEESSHG, from the coding sequence ATGCGTGACGCCGAAGAGTTCGACGCTCTCTACGCGGCCTGCGCGGGTCGGGTCGTGGGTCACGTGTACGCGCTCACCGGCAACCGCGCCGAGGCGGAGGACGCCGTCGCCGAGGCGTTCATGCGGGCCTGGCAGCGGTGGGCGACGGTGCGGGAGACGGACAGTCCGGAGGCGTGGGTCCGCCGGGTGGCCTCCCGGATCGCGGTGAGCAGCTGGCGCAAGGCGTTCAACCGCGTACGCGCGCACCGCCGGGCCGCGGTCGACCAGGGCGTGCCCGGGCTGAACGAGGACCACGTCGCGCTGTTGCAGGCGCTGCAACGGCTGAGCGCCAACGAGCGGCGGGCCGTCGTTCTGCACCATCTCAACGATCTCAGCGTCGCGGAGGTGGCAGCCGAGATGCAGGCGCCCGTCGGAACGGTGAAGACGTACCTCGCCCGAGGTCGCAGAGCGATGGCCGGGTTGCTGACCGATGCGCACCAGGAGGAGAGCTCCCATGGCTGA